Genomic window (Euzebya rosea):
TCCACACCTACCGGGTGGTGCCGGCCCCCGCCGACGTCGCCCGTCCGTGTCCGACCGGGGCCTGCTGGATCGTCGACCCGGCGCAGTGGGAGGTCGTCGGCCCCACGGAGACCGCCATGCTGACCCTGACCACCTGCCACCCCAAGGGCAGCGCACGCCAACGGCTCATCATCAGGGCCGAGCTGGTCGAGACCACCCCACGGCAGTTCGGCACCGACGGCCTGCCCGTCCCGATCGACCGCCTGCCCGACGACGGGACGGAGGCGGACGGGGCCTGACCCCGTCCGAGCTACCGTGGGCGGTCGATGACCAGGGGCCCGTCGCTGTCGCCTGCATCCCTTCCGCTGGGATGGATGCTGGCCGTGCTGTGCCTGCTGGCAGCCGTGCTGCTCGGCGGCCTGCCGGCGACGGCGGTCGACAGCTTCCGGCTCGCCTCCCCTGCGGCGGGCACGTCGCTGGACGGGACGTTCACCATCGAGGTGGTCGTCGACCCCTCCGACGGCGAGATCATCGAGCGGGTCGAGGCCCAGCTCGCTGGGCCGACCAACCGGGTGTTCCAGCTCAACCGGGTCGACGGCCCGGGGCTGGACGGTGAGCAGCGCTGGGCCCTGCAGGTCGACCCGCTGGGCCAGCAACCGATGCACAACGGCCGTCACCGGCTGGTCGTGCGTCCCGTGCCCGCCGCAGGGGATCCCCCCGCGTTCGAGGGCCACGAGGTCGTCCTGGCCGTCCCCGTCGAGGGTCAGCTGGTCGCCGCGCCGACGGGGGAGGACGCCACGGTGGTGGCCCTGACGTGGGATCCGGTCGACCTGCCCGACTTCCTGGCCTACCGCATCCAGCGTCGACCCGACACCGACGACAGCCTGTGGCGCACCGTCGCTCGGTTCGACGACCCGGCGGTCCGCGACACCACCGACGAGGTCGCCAGCCCCGGCGCCTACCTCTACCGCCTCGTCGTGGTCCGCAGCGACGGCAGCGACGGCGAGGTCGTCGGGTTCTCTCGGCCCCGTGGCGTTCGTGCCGACCCCGCCGACCCGGGGACGTTCGACCCGCCTGCCGAGCCCGACGACCGGCCGTCCGTCGAGCCCACGCCCACCCCCCAGCCCGGCGGACCCATCGGCCGCCCGGGCAACGACGACGTGGCCCAGGACCCCGGCCCAGCGGAAACGGGCACCGCCACCGTGACGCCCGAGCCGAGCCGGCCCCGACCGGTCACCGTCCCCGCTCCGGCCCCCGCACCGGCTGCGCCTGCCCCACCTGCCGTCGTCCCCCTCGACGACGGGGTCTTCGAGCCGCTCCTGCCGATCGGCCCGACCGAAACCGCCCTGGAGCTGACCGAAACCGAGACCGCGTTGCTGGACGGCAGCATCCGTCCGGGCGGCAGCGAGGCGATCCTGACCACCGACGAGGAAGAGGGCCGACGGCGCCAGCTCGTGCTCGCCAGCGCGACTGGATTGCTGCTCGTGGTCGTCGCCGGTCACCTGCGTCGCTATCTTTCGGTGGGTTCTCGCCGATGACGCACGAGTCGTCACCGTGCGTGACGACGGCCGCGAAAAGTTGGCGAAACGATGATTAGGTACCGTGTGGCCCGGACATGTTTGCCCGGAACGGCTCTGGACGAGGGGCGCGGAATGAACTTCGAGAGGATGGTGCGGCACCTGTGCAGGTGATGATCAACGAGGACCGCAACGGCACACGAACCGTGCTTGCGGTCAACGGCGAGATCGACATCGCCACGGCACCGACGCTCCGGCAGCGCATCCAGGACGCCGTCGACGACGGTGTGCGGCTGGTGGCGGTGGACCTGACGGAAGTCGGCTTCATGGACTCCACGGGCCTCGGTGTGCTGATCGGTGGCCTCAAGCGCCTTCGCCAGCTCGAGGGCAACCTCGTCGTCGTCAGCCCATCGGACTCGGTCCGCAAGATCTTCGAGGTGACCGGACTCGTGGACGTCTTCGGCGTCGTCGACTCGCTGGACCAGGTGGCCGATCAGTCGTGAGTCAGTGGCTGGACCTGGTGCTGCCCCCGGACCCCGCGTTGGTCGGTGTGGCGCGCACCATGGCCGTTGCCGCAGCGACCGTGGGCAAGCTCGAACCGGGCCGCGTCCACGACCTGCGGACCTGCGTGTCGGAAGGCGTCACCAACGCCGTCAAGGCCCACCGCGATGCGGGAGTGGCTGAGGCCATCACCCTGCGAGTCGGCCTCGACGAGGACGCGCTGGTCGTGGAGATCATGGACCGTGGTCCAGGACTTCGCCGTGACGAGATCGTCGTCTCCGCCGTCGAGGGCATGGAGCTGGCGGAGCTGGCCGAGCGTGGGTACGGGCTGACGGTCATGGAGTCGCTGGCCGATGGCCTGGAGATCGAGCTCCCCGAGGATGCGGGCGGGACGACCGTTCGCCTGCGCTTCTCGCTGACCGAGGCCTCGAGCGCCGACGGCATCACGACCGGTTGAGGTGCCATCAGGCACTCGACGGTCCGTGCGGCAGCTAGGATCGCCGTCCCGTGGATGCTCTTCTCACCGCAACCGTCAACCTCTACGACGCCTGTGCC
Coding sequences:
- a CDS encoding ATP-binding protein; the encoded protein is MSQWLDLVLPPDPALVGVARTMAVAAATVGKLEPGRVHDLRTCVSEGVTNAVKAHRDAGVAEAITLRVGLDEDALVVEIMDRGPGLRRDEIVVSAVEGMELAELAERGYGLTVMESLADGLEIELPEDAGGTTVRLRFSLTEASSADGITTG
- a CDS encoding STAS domain-containing protein, yielding MINEDRNGTRTVLAVNGEIDIATAPTLRQRIQDAVDDGVRLVAVDLTEVGFMDSTGLGVLIGGLKRLRQLEGNLVVVSPSDSVRKIFEVTGLVDVFGVVDSLDQVADQS